The following are encoded in a window of Primulina eburnea isolate SZY01 chromosome 4, ASM2296580v1, whole genome shotgun sequence genomic DNA:
- the LOC140830942 gene encoding LOW QUALITY PROTEIN: serine carboxypeptidase-like (The sequence of the model RefSeq protein was modified relative to this genomic sequence to represent the inferred CDS: deleted 1 base in 1 codon): MAPISPFAVSFLVLLFAATVSLAEIEMDDGSHVSSLRFPRTEAEMLIKSFGLSPKRGVNRHVGEEFRFGESRIIEREIKFPFVGDSGASVKDLGHHAGYYRLPHTKDARMFYFFFESRNNRKDPVVIWLTGGPGCSSELALFYENGPFHITRNLSLAWNDFGWDTVSNLIYVDQPTGTGFSYSSDDDDLRHDEEGVSNDLYDFLQAFFKEHPQYAENDFYITGESYAGHYIPAFAARVHQGNKNKEGLRINLKGFAIGNGLTNPEIQYKAYPDYALDMKLITQSDYKSMSNSVSRCVQAIKLCGADDDSSCVSAYMACNNIFNRIVSISGGRNYYDIRKKCVGDLCYDFSNMENFLNLQSVRDDLGVGEIDFVSCSSTVYEAMVNDWMRNLEVGIPALLEDGIKLLVYAGEYDLICNWLGNSRWVHAMEWSGQKEFVSARTVPFTVDGVEAGLQKGHGPLTFLKVHDAGHMVPMDQPKTSVEMLRKWMQSNSLSAKANGHLAPI, from the exons ATGGCCCCGATTTCCCCTTTTGCAGTTTCATTTCTTGTTTTACTCTTCGCTGCAACGGTTTCTTTAGCAGAAATTGAAATGGATGATGGCAGTCATGTTTCCAGTCTGAGATTCCCAAGGACTGAGGCGGAGATGCTTATTAAATCCTTCGGATTGTCTCCGAAGCGTGGCGTGAATCGGCATGTCGGGGAAGAGTTTAGATTTGGTGAATCGAGAATTATTGAGAGAGAGATTAAGTTCCCGTTTGTTGGGGATTCCGGGGCTTCTGTGAAGGATTTGGGCCATCATGCTGGTTATTATAGGCTTCCACACACTAAGGATGCGAG GATGTTCTACTTTTTCTTCGAATCAAGGAATAATAGAAAGGATCCTGTGGTTATATGGCTTACTGGGGGACCAGGTTGCAGTAGC GAACTGGCTTTGTTTTATGAAAATGGTCCTTTCCACATTACAAGGAACTTGTCCTTAGCATGGAATGATTTTGGATGGGATACG GTATCAAATCTTATATATGTGGACCAGCCAACAGGAACAGGTTTTAGCTATAGTTCCGACGACGATGACCTTAGGCACGATGAGGAAGGTGTTAgtaatgatttatatgatttctTGCAG GCCTTCTTCAAGGAACATCCTCAGTATGCAGAGAACGACTTTTACATTACTGGAGAATCATATGCTGGACATTATATTCCTGCTTTTGCAGCTCGGGTTCATCAAGGAAACAAAAACAAAGAAGGACTTCGTATTAACTTAAAG GGGTTTGCCATTGGAAATGGGCTTACAAATCCAGAGATACAATACAAAGCTTACCCTGATTATGCTTTGGACATGAAATTGATCACACAGTCTGATTACAAAAGCATGAGCAATTCCGTTTCACGATGCGTGCAAGCAATAAAACTTTGTG GTGCTGACGATGACTCTTCGTGTGTGTCAGCCTACATGGCTTGCAACAACATTTTCAACAGAATTGTGAGCATTTCTGGCGGAAGAAAT TACTATGATATAAGAAAGAAATGTGTGGGTGACTTGTGCTACGATTTCTCAAACATGGAGAATTTTCTTAATCTGCAATCGGTTAGAGACGATCTCGGTGTCGGGGAAATAGATTTCGTGTCATGTAGTTCAACGGTGTATGAGGCTATGGTGAATGACTGGATGAGAAATCTTGAAGTTGGAATTCCTGCTCTTTTGGAGGATGGAATCAAATTACTGGTTTATGCTGGTGAATATGATCTCATATGCAACTGGCTAG GGAATTCAAGATGGGTTCATGCCATGGAATGGAGTGGACAGAAGGAATTTGTATCAGCCCGAACAGTCCCATTCACAGTTGATGGGGTTGAGGCCGGTTTACAGAAAGGTCATGGACCACTAACATTTCTAAAAGTGCACGATGCGGGTCATATGGTCCCAATGGATCAACCGAAAACATCTGTAGAAATGCTTCGAAAGTGGATGCAGAGCAACAGCCTTTCGGCGAAGGCAAATGGCCACCTAGCCCCTATATGA